In the genome of Halobacterium noricense, one region contains:
- the glnA gene encoding type I glutamate--ammonia ligase — protein MTNGNPSEGLSPSEQAVLEKIDEQNIDFLRLQFTDILGTVKNVSIPASQAEKAFEDGIYFDGSSIEGFVRIQESDMRLVPDPETFSVLPWRTRKDEEEGGAARLICDVVDTSTGEPFEGDPRYVLKQALDRAEEMGYTVNAAPEPEFFLFEEDEDGRATTKTNDAGGYFDLAPKDLASDVRRDIIYGLEDMGFEIEASHHEVAEGQHEINFEYDDALTTADNVGTFRTVVRAIAAQHDLHATFMPKPIPRINGSGMHAHFSLFTDDGENAFHDPDDEFDLSETAKQFTAGVLEHAPALAAVTNPTVNSYKRLVPGYEAPVYVAWSDRNRSALIRKPAARVPSASRIEARFPDPSCNPYLAFAALIHAGLDGIERGLDCDDPVRENIYEFDEAKREEYGIETLPSNLGDALDELEDDEVVLDALGDHVAEKFLEAKNAEYDDYRVDVSDWELDRYLEKF, from the coding sequence ATGACGAACGGGAATCCTAGTGAGGGCCTCAGCCCGAGCGAGCAGGCAGTACTCGAGAAGATAGACGAACAGAACATCGACTTCCTCCGTCTCCAGTTCACGGACATCCTCGGCACCGTGAAAAACGTCTCCATCCCCGCCAGTCAGGCGGAGAAGGCGTTCGAGGACGGTATCTACTTCGACGGTTCGTCCATCGAAGGCTTCGTCCGCATCCAGGAGTCGGACATGCGCCTCGTTCCCGACCCCGAGACGTTCTCCGTGCTTCCGTGGCGCACCCGCAAGGACGAGGAAGAAGGTGGCGCTGCGCGCCTCATCTGCGACGTCGTCGACACCTCCACCGGTGAACCGTTCGAGGGCGACCCGCGCTACGTGCTCAAGCAGGCCCTCGACCGCGCCGAGGAGATGGGCTACACCGTCAACGCCGCACCCGAACCCGAGTTCTTCCTCTTCGAGGAGGACGAGGACGGCCGCGCGACGACGAAGACCAACGACGCCGGCGGCTACTTCGACCTCGCGCCGAAGGACCTCGCGAGCGACGTCCGCCGCGACATCATCTACGGTCTCGAAGACATGGGCTTCGAAATCGAAGCCTCTCACCACGAGGTTGCGGAGGGGCAACACGAAATCAACTTCGAGTACGACGACGCCCTCACGACCGCCGACAACGTCGGGACGTTCCGCACCGTCGTGCGCGCCATCGCGGCCCAGCACGACCTCCACGCGACGTTCATGCCCAAGCCCATCCCGCGCATCAACGGCTCCGGGATGCACGCGCACTTCTCGCTGTTCACCGACGACGGCGAGAACGCGTTCCACGACCCCGACGACGAGTTCGACCTCTCGGAGACGGCCAAGCAGTTCACCGCTGGCGTCCTCGAACACGCGCCGGCGCTGGCCGCGGTCACGAACCCGACCGTGAACTCCTACAAGCGCCTCGTCCCCGGCTACGAAGCGCCGGTGTACGTCGCGTGGTCGGACCGCAACCGCTCCGCGCTCATCCGCAAGCCCGCGGCGCGCGTGCCGTCCGCGAGCCGCATCGAAGCGCGCTTCCCGGACCCGTCGTGTAACCCATACCTGGCGTTCGCGGCGCTCATCCACGCCGGCCTCGACGGCATCGAGCGCGGCCTCGACTGCGACGACCCGGTCCGCGAGAACATCTACGAGTTCGACGAGGCCAAGCGCGAGGAGTACGGCATCGAAACGCTGCCGTCGAACCTCGGTGACGCCCTCGACGAACTCGAAGACGACGAGGTCGTCCTGGACGCGCTCGGCGACCACGTCGCCGAGAAGTTCCTCGAAGCGAAGAACGCAGAGTACGACGACTACCGCGTCGACGTCTCCGACTGGGAGCTCGACCGCTACCTCGAGAAGTTCTAA
- the lrp gene encoding HTH-type transcriptional regulator Lrp, protein MTYENLDAHLVNELLADGRASLRSLADELDVSVTTVSNHLKDLENEGVIEGYVPIVDYDQLGYDVTAIIQLKVEGGALPDITDRFRDHKQMVSVYEVTGDHDVIAVGKFNDTDDMNALIKELLSDADIKESNTSVVLNAAAEHQQFELDVDDE, encoded by the coding sequence ATGACGTACGAAAACCTCGACGCGCACCTCGTCAACGAACTGCTGGCCGACGGCCGCGCCAGCCTCCGCAGTCTCGCCGACGAACTCGACGTATCGGTGACTACCGTCTCCAACCACCTCAAAGACTTGGAAAACGAGGGCGTCATCGAGGGGTACGTCCCGATCGTCGACTACGACCAGCTCGGCTACGACGTCACCGCCATCATCCAACTCAAGGTCGAGGGTGGCGCGCTCCCCGACATCACCGACCGCTTCCGCGACCACAAGCAGATGGTCTCCGTCTACGAGGTCACCGGCGACCACGACGTCATCGCCGTCGGGAAGTTCAACGACACCGACGACATGAACGCGCTCATCAAGGAACTGCTCTCGGACGCCGACATCAAGGAGTCCAACACGAGCGTCGTGCTCAACGCCGCCGCCGAACACCAGCAGTTCGAACTCGACGTCGACGACGAGTAA
- a CDS encoding phosphatase PAP2 family protein, whose translation MSPIDRSVSVTETLAGGVPETLVPVFVVLTFLGSTWFVTTVGPAVYLFGPKRGWLSRRDGARLLAVSIGALALVVLAKGLFAEPRPPESVMRIAEDGNGFPSGHATGAAAFYGGLAALLDVNDRARRYAAAAGMIALVAFTRLVLGVHYLGDVVAGALLGTAFVAGLLALTRRRIGYGFVVAAVTAVAAVVLVGPTEDPVAALGGTVGALVGWWLVTRRGALLNDVPVKAAAPILVVLGGAAALTLKVDAVLPAIGVAHAVAGVAFVALPVLRQ comes from the coding sequence ATGAGCCCGATCGACAGGAGCGTCAGCGTCACGGAGACGCTGGCGGGCGGCGTCCCCGAGACGCTGGTGCCGGTGTTTGTGGTGTTGACGTTCCTCGGGAGCACGTGGTTCGTGACGACCGTCGGCCCCGCGGTCTACCTGTTCGGCCCAAAGCGCGGCTGGCTGTCGCGCCGCGACGGCGCGCGCCTGCTCGCGGTGAGCATCGGCGCGCTCGCGCTCGTCGTGCTCGCGAAGGGCCTGTTCGCGGAGCCGCGGCCCCCCGAGTCGGTGATGCGCATCGCCGAGGACGGCAACGGCTTCCCGAGCGGCCACGCGACCGGCGCGGCGGCGTTCTACGGCGGGCTCGCGGCGCTGCTCGACGTGAACGACCGCGCGCGCCGGTACGCCGCAGCGGCCGGGATGATTGCGCTCGTCGCATTCACGCGGCTCGTGCTCGGCGTCCACTACCTCGGCGACGTGGTCGCGGGCGCGCTCCTCGGCACGGCGTTCGTCGCGGGGCTGCTCGCGCTCACCCGCCGCCGCATCGGCTACGGGTTCGTCGTCGCGGCCGTCACCGCCGTCGCGGCCGTCGTACTCGTTGGCCCCACGGAGGACCCGGTCGCGGCGCTCGGCGGGACGGTCGGCGCGCTCGTCGGCTGGTGGCTGGTGACCCGCCGCGGCGCGCTGCTGAACGACGTCCCGGTGAAGGCCGCGGCCCCCATTCTCGTCGTGCTCGGCGGGGCCGCAGCGCTCACGCTGAAAGTCGACGCAGTGTTGCCCGCGATCGGCGTCGCGCACGCTGTCGCCGGCGTCGCGTTCGTCGCGCTTCCGGTCCTGCGGCAGTAA